The Verrucomicrobiota bacterium nucleotide sequence GCGCTTGCACGCCCGGTTTCTCATCCACCGATACGGTCACCGTCCGCAGCGTGCCGGGGGGCGGCGGCGACTCGACCAGTTGGCTCACTTCCCGGTAAACGATCAGCACTTCTTTCATTTTGCGATCGATGGCTTGCTTGACAGGACATCATTTTGGTTTCAGTTTGGTGGCGCCATGAACGTAACCATCAAAGACCTGCCGGCGCGGCTCCATCGCAAGCTCAAGGCACGGGCTGACGCCAACAAGCGAAGTCTCAATTGGGAGGTCATCGACATCCTGGAAAAGGCGGTGGAACCCACGCCCGTGGATGTCGAGGCGATTTTGGCCGACATCAAGAAAATCCATGCGCGTACCAACTTGCCGCCGTTGACGGAGGAATTCCTCCGCGAAGCCAAGAATCAAGGGCGACCGTGATTGTAGTGGACACCAGCGTGATCAGTTACTTCCTGATCCCGGGCCCACTTCACGACGCGGCATGCGCCGCGGCCCGAAAAGACGAATGGTGCGCACCGATTTTGTGGAGATCGGAATTCCGCAACGTTCTGTCGATTTACGTTCGGCATCAGAGGCTGCCGATTGATGAAGCGAGAGGCTTGATGCGGCTCGCCGAGAATCTCCTCTGGGGTCGCGAGTTCACCGTGCGTTCTTCAACGGTCCTGGACTGCATCAGCCGCTCCCACCGCTCCGCCTACGATTGTGAGTTCGTCGCTCTGGCCTTGGACCTGGGCATCCCGCTCGTGACCACGGATGATCCGGTCGTGGACGAATTCCCAAACACGGCTGTCCATTTGCGCGCTTATGCGGGTTAGGGCGCGCGAACCTCAGTAATCCACTCGGACGCGGTAAAAGCGGGTTTGCCCGCGCGCTCCGGCATCAAGGAAACGCAGCATTCCGCCATTGCCGTTGGTCGTGACCAGGATTCGCCACGGAGAGGACGCGGCTTCACTGAATTCGATGTGATTCGGCCGATTGCTGATGCTCCGCCAGGACAACGCGGCGCCGCCGGGCACGGGCACGACCTGGAGTTGCAGCAGCGAAATATCGACATAGACCAGATCGTTGAACGTCGGCGTCTGAGAGAGCACCGGGAGTTCGTTCAACGGCGCTTCGAGCAGGAGCCGATAAATGCCATTGGTCGCGGAGACGTTGTTGAAGCGGTTCAAAACGTTGGTCCCACGCAAGACCCGGCCGAACACAGTGAAGCCGCCATCGACGGCGTCCAGTTCCCGATTGTCGCGCAAATTGAAAAACCATTCCGAGCTGGCCGAGTTGGTCAGGCCGGACACACGCGCCATGGCGAGCGTGCCGTAGGTGTTGCTGAACGTCCGGCCCACCCCATACTCGTTGGGAATCGCAGGCTGGCGTGACACGGCATCGATCACCGTGCGATTCGAAATCACCGCCGTATGATAACCTCCGCCCTGGACCACGAAGCCTGGCACCCAGCGATGCATGAACAGGTTGGTGTAAGCCCCGTTTCCCACGTAACGCAGGAAATTCTCGACCGTGACCGGTTTATCCTCGCGGAACAGTTCTACCTCGATGTCGCCGAGCGGCGTTCGAAATTGCGCGAGAGTGCCTGCCTGGCAGGAGGCAAAACCAGTTGACAACATCAGAAACACAATCCCACCCATGATGCAATTCATACGTAAACGATGCCGTGAATGAGCGCATCAATTCAAGCTTTGGAACCCCAGCCGGAGCGTGGCGTTTAGGCGCTTGCACCGCTTCAAGGTCCGGCGCGGCCCGAGGCTTTGGATGTGGAAGCGGCGTAAACGCCGCGCTCCGGCAGGATTTAGAGAATCGGAGGTATTCAAGGGGTGTTTCTGAGCAGCCATTCCGCCCATGAACCCGGTAGGGCGAGTCCGTCCCGGCGAGCCGCTCGACGTGCGTGGAACACGTTCGACTCGGCTCGCTGGGGACAGGCTCGCCCTACCGTCTGGTTCATGGGCAGAATGGCTGGTTTCTGAGGATTGAAAATTCAGGGCGCTTCCTCCACGCTGCGAGAGTGAAACTTCTGACGTGCCGTTGGCTCTTGATCATGATCGCTGGACTCTGGTTGGGCTGCAATCGAACCGAGCGCTTGGCCAGCGCGCCGCTGGCAGCCAGCCCGGGTGAACCCACTCAAGCCCAGGGAACTCTCCCGACCCTCAAGCTCTGGCTCGGCGCCGAAGAGATCACCGCCGAGCAAGCTCTATCATCGATTCAGATTCAGACTGGATTGATGTTTCGCAAGGAAATGCCGGAGAACCATGGAATGCTGTTCGTGTTTGACCATCCGCACCGCGCGTCGTTCTGGATGCGCAATACGGTTCTGCCGCTCACCTGCGCCTATATCGACCCCGACGGAGTCATCCTGGAGATTCGCGACATGAAGCCACTCGATGAGGCCGCCATTCAAGCGGCGTCGGATCGGGTGCAGTTCGTGTTGGAAATGAACCAGGGCTGGTTTTCACGCCACAAGGTCTCCGCCGGAATGGTCGTGCGCACGGAGCGCGGCTCGCTTCAGGAAACTTATTTCGGAGGCAAATGAGTATCTCGCGCGCTAAATCCGAACGATTGTTTGCCGAGGCGTTGAAACACATTCCGGGAGGAGTCAACTCGCCCGTGCGAGCGTTCCGCGCCGTCGGCGGCCAGCCTTTTTTTGTGACGCGCGCCCGAGGCGCCCGGGTCTTCGATATCGATGAAAATCAATACATCGATTACGTCGGCACGTGGGGCCCAGCTATCCTGGGCCACGCCCATCCGAAGATTATTCGGGCCGTTCAACAAGCGGCCGAACAGGGCACCAGTTTCGGCATTCCCAATCCGCTCGAAGTGCAGATGGCAAAACTGATTTGTTCCGCCGTGCCGAGCGTTGAAAAAGTGCGTATGTGCAATTCAGGCACGGAAGCCACGATGTCGGCGATCCGCCTGGCGCGCGGTTTCACCCGGCGGAACAAGATCGTCAAATTTGAGGGCTGTTATCACGGCCACGCGGATTCATTGCTCGTGAAGGCTGGATCGGGCGCGCTCACGTTCGGACACCCCGACAGCGCCGGTGTGCCTGAGGCATTCACGCAGCACACGATCGTTTTGCCGTTCAACGACGCCGATGCCGTGCGGCAAGCCTTCGCGGCGAATCCTCGCGATATCGCCGCCGTCATTCTCGAAGCGGTTCCGGGAAACGCGGGCCTCTATCTCCCGAAACCAGGCTACCTGGAGTCGCTGCGCCAAATCACTTTGGAAAACGGCGCGCTGCTGATTTTCGACGAAGTGATGACGGGCTTCCGGCTGGCCTGGGGCGGCGCGCAACAACGGTTTGGAATCACGCCTGACCTGTCCTGCTTTGGAAAGATCATTGGCGGCGGCTTGCCAGTGGGGGCGTTCGGAGGCCGCACCGAGGTCATGGATTGCCTGGCGCCGTTGGGGCCCGTGTATCAAGCAGGCACGCTCAGCGGCAATCCGGTGGCCATGGCCGCGGGAATCGCGGCGCTGGAGGAGATCAAGTCCGGCGACGCTTATGAAAAGCTGGAAAAACTGGGAGCCGCCCTCGAAACCGGGCTGGCTGAGGCCGCGAAAATGGCGCGGGTGCCCGTGCAATTCAACCGTTGCGGCTCGATGTTCTGCGCTTACTTCACCGGTGAGCCCGTGCACAACCTGGCCGACGCCCTGAAGAGCGACCGGGCGCGGTTCGCGAAGTTTTTCCACGGCATGCTGGCCGGGGGCATCTATCTCGCGCCGTCGCAGTTCGAGGCGGGGTTCATTTCGTTGGCGCACAGTCCCGAAGAGATTGATGCGACTGTGACAGCAGCGGCAAAGGCCTTGGCGGTCCTTTGACGGTTCAGGCGTTGTGGCGCTGCCCTTGCGAGCGGATTGAAGATTGAATAAGCTTTCGCCGTGCCTGTAGAAACGATCCATCGGTTCACCGTTGAAGAATACCATCGAATGGGCGACACCGGCGGCTTGGGTCCCGAGACGCGTGTTGAACTTCTCGACGGGCAGATCATCGATATGATGCCCATTGGTCCATTTCATGGAGGTGTGAGCAAACGCCTGATCCGCCTTTTCGCCCGGCTTTCGCGGGAGCGCTGGGTGGTTGCCGCCCAGGATCCGGTGCGGTTGGACGAGCATTCGGAACCGCAGCCGGACTGGATGCTTCTGAAGCCTGCCGCGGACGATTACACCCGGCGTCATCCCGGGCCCGACGATGTATATCTTTTGATAGAGGTATCTGACAGCTCTGTGGTCTATGACCGCACAAGAAAGCTCCCTGCTTATGGCCGTGCAGGCATTCAGGAAGTTTGGATCATCAATCTTCCAGAGCAAACCATGGAAGTGTACCGTGAACCGCATTACGTTGGTTATGCGTCGAAGCAGGTGTTGCGCATTGGAGATGAAGCAAGGCCGCTGGCATTCCCGGATGTCGCCATCGAAGTCCGGTCTCTTCTGCAGCAAGCCGTTTGATCCGGGACGTTCGCCATGCGCATCCTTGCTCTGGACCACGGCACCAAACGCGTCGGCGTCGCCGTCAGCGATGAACTGAAAATGCTCGCGCATCCGCTGGAGTTCATTCCCGCGGAGCCCTTCGCCGCCTTTCTGGCTCGCCTGAAAGAAATCCTTCGCGAGAAACAGGTCGAATTGATCCTGGTCGGAATGCCGCGGAACATGGACGGCAGTTACGGGCCGGCCGCGTTGAAAGTTCAGAATTTCGTGGCGGCGCTGAGGCAGGCCGTCACCACTCCCATCCGGACGCTCGATGAAAGACTCACCTCCGTGCAGGCGAATCGATTTTTGGCCGAAGCCGAAGTTCGAGGCCGCGCGCGCAAAGAGAAGGTAGATAAGATGGCGGCGGCAATTCTTTTGCAGAGTTACCTGGACAGCCTGTCGGGTGGGGGATGAATCACGCAGGCGTCAACTCCTGACAACAGCGCGGAAACCTCGATAGACGTCCGTTCGTTTAACAGGAGCAAACAGAGGCAACGGAGTCGCGCTCCCCATTCATTCTCAGTTGACTCCGTTGCCTCCTGTTAAGGTGTTTCGGTTCTGGGCGAACACCACGCTCAACACGACGGCTTCGCAAGCCCCGTTTCCGCAGTCCAAAACGAGTCCAAAACCTGCCGACGTGACGAACGGTCTTCAAAGCCGTAAAGTCTCGCTCCGTGGACTCGGTTAAATTCAAGCTGACCATTGCGTACGACGGCACGGATTACGCCGGCTGGCAAGTGCAGCACACTGGCATCGGTGTGCAACAGCGCATCGAGGAAGCCTTGCGGAAGCTCTTTCCCGGTGTTCGGCATATTCACAGTTCCAGCCGGACGGATACCGGTGTGCACGCGCTTGGCATGGTCGCGCACGTCGAGATTTCCAAAGCCGAGTTCAAAATGCCGGTGGCGAAGCTTCCGCTGGCCATCAACGCCCATTTGCCACACGACATCCGCGTCATGGCGGCCACACGCTGCCGAAGCGATTTTCACGCCCGCTTCGACGCAACGGGCAAACAATACCGCTACTTCGTCTGGACTCATCACTTTATGAACCCTCTCCTTCGCCACCAGGCGTGGCTCGTGCACTACAAGCTGGACCTGGCCGCCATGCGGGCCGCCGCGCGCCATTTGTTGGGCAAGCATGACTTCGCCTCGTTCGCCGGAACGCGAAATTATGAAATGGATTCGACCGTCCGCACGTTGACACGCTGCGACCTCCTCAAACGCGGGGCGCTCCTGACGTTCATTATCGAAGGCGACGGTTTTCTGTACAAAATGTGCCGCAGCATCGTCGGCACGCTCGTGCAGGTGGGCCGGGGAAAATTCAGTCCGGGTGAGGTCAAACAAATGCTCGCCCGAAAAGACCGGCGCGCTGCCGGGATGACCGCGCCGGCGCACGGCCTGGTTTTGTGGAAAGTGATCTACGAACGGAAACCTGATCGAAGCTGACCGTGGAAATGAACATCGTCTTGATCGAACCCGAGATCCCGCCGAACACCGGCAACATCGCGCGCCTTTGCGCCGCCACAAAAACGCGGCTGCATCTGATCGAACCGTTCGGATTCAAGCTCGACGACCGTCAACTGAAGCGCGCCGGCATGGATTACTGGCAGCACGTCGAATGGCATCGCTGGCCCAGTTGGACCCACTTCGTCAACCAGGTTTCCGCGTCTTCCCGCCTTTGGTTCATCGAGTCTCAAGGCCCGCGCCCCTATGCCGACGCGCGCTACGGTCCCGACGACTATCTGGTATTCGGACGAGAGACGGCGGGCCTGCCGAAAGAACTGCTTGCGCAGCATCGCGAAACCTGGTTGCGCATCCCGATGTTCAACCCCAAGGCCCGGAGTTTGAATCTTTCCAACTGCGTCGCGCTGGTCTTGTACGAGGCCTTGCGGCAACATGATTTCCAGGGCGAAATCGAATAGCAGCATCGCGGCAATTCTCATTCTGCCGGCATGGGGACCATGAAGCCGTAGCCGACGACGTGAGGAGGCGGATTTCCGGGTTAACCAAAACCTGGCGTTCCATAAACTTTACGGCGGACTTGGCGTAATTCTTGGGCCGGCCAAGCCGCCGCACAACTATTCTGGGTCCCTGCAGGCGTGGGATCCGATCAAGCAGAAGTCTGCATGGTCCATTCCGCAGGATCACAACTGGAATGCGGGAACCCTCTGCACGGCGGGGAACCTGGTCTTTCAAGGACGCCCCGATGGAAAGTTGATCGCCTATAGTGCCACCACGGGAAAGACCGTTTGGACGGTCGATTTGGGCCTGGGAATTTCGGCGCCGCCGATCACCTATCGCCTGAATGGCCGTCAGTACTTGGCGCTGCTCGTAGGCTGGGGCGGTGCGGCGGCGGGATTGGGACAGGGCCTTGAGGGCTGGGCCTATGGCGTGCATCGGCGCCGTCTGGTGGGCTTCTCGTTGGAAGGAAAGGCAGAACTCCCCAAGCAGCCCGCTCCGTATTTCCCCAAGCCGATTGTGATTCCAGGCTACAAGATTGACCCGGCGCTGGCCGAGAAGGGTGGTTCCATCTGGGGCCTCTGTGGATCCTGTCACGGCGGGGGAATGATTGCCGGCGGCATGGCGCCGGATCTGCGCGCGTCCGGAGTTCCGCTCGCCGCGCCGGTATTCGAGCAGGTGGTGCGCGGTGGCGCCAAGGTCAATCGCGGCATGCCCTCCTATCCAAACCTGACCGACGAAGACTTGCTGGCGCTTCAGCACTACATCCGAAAGAAAGCTCACGAGCCCGAAACCACGGCTCGACCCGCGTCCGGAGGCCAGTAGCCTGGATCGCATCGTCAATTGACGGACGTTTTTCCCACAAAGCCAATTACTAGACATGGCCTGTCCAGAAACGTGACAGGGCTGGATCCTCCGTCGTCCTCGCGCCAATCGGTTGACGGATTGGAAATGCTTCCGCGGTTTCGGGTTGGCCTCACACGGCGCTAATCTGGACGCGATTTCGCGAAGAGTCCGGCCCGAGGTTCCAGCTTCCTGAATTCGCAAACCGTCCCGGCAAGTTTGGCATCTCGCCTGCTTGAGCATACTGACATGGCGACCTCAGCAGAACTTGATGAGCTGGTCCAGTGCGTGCGCAGAGTTTTGCCGGCACAACGGCAGTTCACCCGCCTGGAACAAAACCTCCCCGCAGGAATCGTCGAAGTGACCTGGCATTCGCGGAACTTCGCCGTGACCCCGAGGCTGGAAGTTGTCGAACTCAAAGGGCGGACTCTGGTTTGCACCGGCGCTTCGATGCTGCTGCAAACGGCGCTTCGGACCAAGGAGCGAAACAACCGGATGCTCAGCGCGCTGATTGAGACGCTGCGCATGGCTGAGGACAGTATGCGGTTTAACCCGGAAAGAGGATTCGCCTTGCTTGAGGACGTTAAAGATACCTTGCTGAAATCGTCGGGAGGCGCCAGGGTCAGCAAGCCCAAGGAATCGGAGGCCGTCGCCGCCAGTTAACTCGTTCAAGATTCAATAGAGGATGGCGAAACGGCCGTCTGGCTTGGCGATCGCCGCGGCGAAACTCCAAACCGGAATCCCATCCTTCCTGGCTTGCTCCGACAGGGTTGCCCTTCCCGGTCGAAAAGTTGCCAGGCGAGCGCTCCGCCTTTTTGCCATCCGGTTCCTTCCGTCCACACCAAAAGGGTTTCTCCTTTCGCGTTGCTGACCACGACTGGATGTTTGCGCTTGCCCTTTCCCGGAGGCGCGAAGACTTGCGTAACCTGGGAACTCCCGGACGCGACGCGAGCGCAGTACACCTGGCCCTCCGTTTCCCAGGCGGCGAGGGTCGCCATGGGGCCCTCGAAGAACGAAGCGCTGCTCATCGGGCAGGCGGGAATGATCCAGCGATGCGTGTGGGCAGTCTCGAACGATTCGCTGCGATCGTTGGAAATCAGGAGAACCTCGTCGCGATTCACTTGGCTGGATGCCGTTCTCCGGCACCCGCATCAAATCAATCGACGGTGCAGCGACGGCGGACGAGGGGATCGACAGCAGGGCCATTGCGACCAAGGGTAAGACCGAGGCGAGTGATTTCATTCGCGTGGCTCGACTTTAGTGACGCTTCCTTTGCCCTCAAGGTCCGCAAGATTCAGCTTGGTTATTCACGGGCAAGGTGTATGGACCTTTCCCATCAAATCCAATCTTATGAGTTTCTCCAGAATGCCCATTCTCGCACTCTGCTTTCCACTTTTCGTTGCCTGGCTTTGGGCGCAAGACGATCAACCTCTGCCGCGTGGGGCCAAGCCCAGGAACGAGGGCGTCACCGGCGCGGGCGAGGGGCCGGCGTGGGATCGCAAAGGGAATCTTTACTTCACGGGCGGAAATCGCATTACGCGCTTCGATTCCGCCGGTCAGACGCACACTTTTCGCAGCCCATCCGGCGGGGCGAACGGCTTGCTCTTCGATTTCCAGGGTCGATTGGTGACGTGCGAGGCGGGTAATCGCCGCGTCACGCGAACCGAAGCCGACGGAACGATCACGGTGCTTGCGGATAACGACGGCGGCAAACGGTTCAATTCGCCCAATGACCTGACCATCGACTCCAAGGGCCGCATCTATTTTACCGATCCGCGTTATGGGAAACGCGACAGCATGGAAATTCGGGACGACCAGGGGAACCTGGTCGAAGGCGTCTATCGGATCGATGCGCCTGGCAAGGTCGCGCGCATCATCACGCACGAAGTCGATCGGCCGAACGGGATTCTGGTCTCGCCCGGCGATCAATACCTATACGTCGCGGACAATAACAACAACACGGTAGGCGGCGCACGCAAGCTCTGGCGCTTCGATCTCAAAGCCGCCGGCAGCATTGATCCGAAAAGCCGGCGGTTGATTTTCGACTGGGAAACCGGCCGCGGCCCGGACGGTCTGAAAATGGACCGGAAAGGACGTCTTTATGTGGCCGGCGGCTTGAATGTCGCGAATCCTCCTTCCGAAACGGCGGACAAGTTCAAAGGCGGCGTCTATATCCTGTCGCCCGAAGGCAAGCTGCTGGATTTTGCGCCGATTCCAAAGGATGAGGTGACGAACTGCGCCTTCGGTGGCGGAGATCTGAAAACTCTCTACATCACGGCTGGGGGAACGCTCTGGAGCATCCCGGTGAACACCGCAGGCTGGAGTCTGTCCGGCGCTAATCAGTGATCAGTAATCAGTGCTCAGTAAAGGGGAGGCGATGGAATTCCTCCAGGGACATTTTCTCCCGGCGGCTTTTCACAACGGCTCCCGCGTTTCAACGCCTCCGGTTACGGCGCTTCTCGCCGTCTGTCTCGCCGCGCGGAAGATCCGCAATTGGCCATGCGTGTACTTGCCGCCCAGGAATTCCACCGCGCCGCTCAAATTCCCGAAGCCGAAGCGGGCGAACGCCGCTTCGATCTCGCGCCGCGCGTTTTCGTCCAGCAAGCGGTTCAGCTCAACCATCTGGCCGGCCTCGACGGCTTCACACAAGTGTCCGTAGATCGTGCTTTCCTTGAGCCCGCGCATGCGGGCGATGTCTTCGACCGAACGGCCTTGCCGGAACGACTGCAGCGTCGCGAAAACCGTCTCCGTGAGTCTCGAACGCGTCGGCGCCGGCGGTTCAGAGAAAGAATCGTCCGCGAAGATTTGTCGCGGATTCAACTGCAAGTGCGCCGTGATTTCCGCCATGAAGACCTCGCCGAATTCGCGGAGCTTCTTCTCGCCCACACCGCTGATCCGGCTGAACTCGGCCTCGGTCTGCGGATAAAACCGCCCCATCTGGCGGAGGGCGACGTCGGAGAAAACGATGTAAGGCGGCATGCCCAGTTCATCGGCGAGCTTTTTGCGCAATTGGCGCAGGCGTTCGAACAATGCTTCATCGCAAGTGATGTCGCCAAAGCGATGCTTCTCCGGTTCGGGCGCGGTCACGGGACGCGTGAGCGGAATCTTTTGTCGCGATTTGAGCACGGCGCGCCCGGTCTCGGTCAGTTCGACAATGTTGAACTTGTCGGCATTCTGATGGAGGTAACCGAGGCGGACGAGCTCGCGGCCAATGGCTGCCCATTCGGCACGGTTGTGTTCCCGGCCGATGCCGTAAGTCGAAAGCGTGGTGTGACCCCACTTGCGAGTCTTTTCCGTATCCGCGCCGCTGAGCACTTCCACGATGTGCTGGATGCCGACGCCGAACCCGCTTTGTTCCCGAACGCGATAAACGCACGACAAGAATTTCTGGGCTGCCAGGGTGCCGTCCCAGGTTTCGCGCGGGGCGAGGCAGTTGTCGCAGGCACCGCAGTTGACCTGGGCAAAAACCTCACCAAAGTATCCCAGCAAAAACGCCCGGCGGCACGTGGCGCACTCGGCATAATGGACCATCTGCTCCAATTGGGCGCGCGCAATCTCGCGTTCTTTCGGATCGGGCTTCTCATCGATGAACCGGCCATACTTGATGCGGTCGCCCGGACTGAAGAGCAGCAAGCATTCGCTGGGCAAACCGTCCCGGCCCGCGCGGCCCGTCTCCTGATAGTAGCTTTCGATGTTCTTGGGCAGGTCGTAGTGAACGACGAAGCGGACGTTGGGCTTATTGATGCCCATCCCAAACGCAATCGTGGCGCAGACCACGCGCACTTCATCCCGAAGAAAGGCTTCCTGGTTGCGCGTGCGATCCTCCGATTCCATGCCCGCGTGATAAGGGGCGGCGCGAATGCCGTCCGCATTGAGCTTCTCCGCCAGGCTGTCGGCGGTCTTCCGCGCCTGGCAATAAATGATGCCGCTGTCGTGCGGACGCGACCGGACGAAATCGAGCACCTGTTGATACGCGCCGGTTTTGGCGGAAACGCGGTAGGAGAGGTTCGGGCGATTGAAACTCGCGATGTAGCACCCGGGCGAGCGAAGATGAAGCTGGACGACAATATCCCGGCGCACTCGCTCCGTCGCGGTGGCGGTCAGCGCCAGCACGGGAATCTCCGGAAACTGGCCGCGCAACGAGGAGAGCTGACGGTATTCGGGGCGGAAGTCATGCCCCCATTCGCTGATGCAATGCGCTTCGTCGATGGCGAAAAGGCTGACGTTCCACTGTTTCAAATCCTCCAGGAATCCCGCCAGCGTCAATCGTTCCGGCGCAACGTAGAGCAGCCGGTATTCGCCGTTGTGAAGGCCGCGCAGGCGCGGTCGCGATTCACCCGCCGCGAGCGAAGAATTCAGAAAGGTCGCGGCCACTCCCGCAGCTTCGAGCGAGTCCACTTGATCTTTCATCAAAGCGATCAGCGGAGACACCACCACCACGAGTCCGGGGCGCACCAGAGCCGGCAACTGGAAACAGAGCGATTTGCCTCCGCCCGTGGGCAGCACGGCGAACACGTCCTTGCCCGCGAGAACGTCGCGAATGATTTCTTCTTGCAGCGGGCGGAAGGAAGTGAAGCCGAAGTATTGCTTCAGCAGCGCGCGCACGTCGTTGGATTCACCTCTCACGGCCGGATTTTTAGCAAAGCCGGACCTGTTTGTGAACTGAGAATCGCATCTGTCCAGATTGCTCCGCGGATGATTCAAGAATCGAGCCAAAGGAGCGCGGGCAGCCTGCCCGCGAGTTTTTCAAGAATCTCGCCATCGCATCGCCCGGGCAAGCTGCCCGCGCTCCTTCTTGAATCAGCCGTCCGATTTCGCTTTTCCAAGAAACCCCTCTCTCCAACTCTCTCCCCACTCGTTCCTCGCAGGGAGAGAGGGGGGCCAATCGAATCGCGACTGACCGACACGCGTAATCGCACCTGCGCCGCGCCGCTGCTTGCCAAGCGCGCGGCCGGCCTGTTTAATGGCGCTGTGTCACATCAGCAGACCTTAGGCAAACCCGTCAGTTTCTCCGGCGTGGGCCTGCATAGCGGCAACCGGGTGAGCGCGACGTTTCTGCCGGCGTCGCCCAACACGGGGATTCGTTTCCGCCGGGTTGACCTGGAAGGCAAACCAGAACTGGAAGCGCGCGTGGAGAACGTCTGCGACACGACCCGCTCCACCACGCTGGGCCGGGGCAACCTGCGCGTTCACACCGTCGAACACGTCCTGGCCACGTTCGCCGGATTCCAGATCGACAACGCCATCGTCGAACTGGATTCCAATGAACCGCCCGTCGGCGACGGCAGCGCGCAGCCGTATTGTCAAATGGTGGAGAAATCCGGGGTCGTCCCGCAGAGCGAGCCGCGCGAACCGTACCGCGTGGGCGAGCCCCTCGAAGTCCGAAACGGCGACACGACGATTTCCGTGTTTCCCGGCGACGGATTGAAGATCAGTTGCACGAGCGCGGACAAACACGGGCGTTTCACACAATTCTTTTCGGCCGAAATCTCCCCGGAAACCTGGAAGCGCGATCTGGCGCCGGCGCGCACTTTTTGTTTCTACGAGGAAATCGAGTTCTTGATCAAAAATGGGTTGATCAAAG carries:
- a CDS encoding bifunctional UDP-3-O-[3-hydroxymyristoyl] N-acetylglucosamine deacetylase/3-hydroxyacyl-ACP dehydratase, which gives rise to MIQESSQRSAGSLPASFSRISPSHRPGKLPALLLESAVRFRFSKKPLSPTLSPLVPRRERGGPIESRLTDTRNRTCAAPLLAKRAAGLFNGAVSHQQTLGKPVSFSGVGLHSGNRVSATFLPASPNTGIRFRRVDLEGKPELEARVENVCDTTRSTTLGRGNLRVHTVEHVLATFAGFQIDNAIVELDSNEPPVGDGSAQPYCQMVEKSGVVPQSEPREPYRVGEPLEVRNGDTTISVFPGDGLKISCTSADKHGRFTQFFSAEISPETWKRDLAPARTFCFYEEIEFLIKNGLIKGGSLENAVVIRDDAVLTAEPLRFPDEFVRHKILDILGDLTLVGRPVLGHVIAVKPSHTANCELARRIEAQMRKPLVKAQAFVPPPLAKSTPAPASNAAAAAREPVAVDILDLIKILPHRYPFLMVDRVLKIEGNKLTALKNVTISEPYFQGHFPNHPVMPGVLQLEAIAQASGILMLKQAENFGKIAYFMSAENVKWRKPVRPGDQLIIEVELTKSRGKIGRARGACSVEGEVVSEAEVTFMLMEK
- the recQ gene encoding DNA helicase RecQ, which encodes MRALLKQYFGFTSFRPLQEEIIRDVLAGKDVFAVLPTGGGKSLCFQLPALVRPGLVVVVSPLIALMKDQVDSLEAAGVAATFLNSSLAAGESRPRLRGLHNGEYRLLYVAPERLTLAGFLEDLKQWNVSLFAIDEAHCISEWGHDFRPEYRQLSSLRGQFPEIPVLALTATATERVRRDIVVQLHLRSPGCYIASFNRPNLSYRVSAKTGAYQQVLDFVRSRPHDSGIIYCQARKTADSLAEKLNADGIRAAPYHAGMESEDRTRNQEAFLRDEVRVVCATIAFGMGINKPNVRFVVHYDLPKNIESYYQETGRAGRDGLPSECLLLFSPGDRIKYGRFIDEKPDPKEREIARAQLEQMVHYAECATCRRAFLLGYFGEVFAQVNCGACDNCLAPRETWDGTLAAQKFLSCVYRVREQSGFGVGIQHIVEVLSGADTEKTRKWGHTTLSTYGIGREHNRAEWAAIGRELVRLGYLHQNADKFNIVELTETGRAVLKSRQKIPLTRPVTAPEPEKHRFGDITCDEALFERLRQLRKKLADELGMPPYIVFSDVALRQMGRFYPQTEAEFSRISGVGEKKLREFGEVFMAEITAHLQLNPRQIFADDSFSEPPAPTRSRLTETVFATLQSFRQGRSVEDIARMRGLKESTIYGHLCEAVEAGQMVELNRLLDENARREIEAAFARFGFGNLSGAVEFLGGKYTHGQLRIFRAARQTARSAVTGGVETREPL